Proteins encoded together in one Tripterygium wilfordii isolate XIE 37 chromosome 14, ASM1340144v1, whole genome shotgun sequence window:
- the LOC120015007 gene encoding SAC3 family protein B isoform X3 gives MQAKARRLARFKIELSEPTQDSSDIAGMKVSSNKLEHSSGGRQKLVGEHSIESACDVPNRNTSSDYDSLETSSVIIGLCPDMCPDSERAERERKGDLDQYERLDGDRNQTSMLLAVKKYTRTAEREANLIRPMPILQKTIDYLLSLLDQPYDDRFLAIYNFLWDRMRAIRMDLRMQHIFNQEAITMLEQMIRLHIIAMHELCEYTKGEGFSEGFDAHLNIEQMNKTSVELFQMYDDHRKKGINVPTEKEFRGYYALLKLDKHPGYRVEPAELSLDLAKMTPEIRQTSEVRFARDVARACRTGNFIAFFRLAREASYLQACLMHAHFSKLRTQALASLYCGLQYNQGLPVPLVAKWLGMEEEDIESLLDYHGFVIKEFEEPYLVKEGPFLHGDKDFPIKCSVLVNLKRSKTIVGDVSPIVEDDLPSTQMTSSSSPVFGKNHLGEIYKHDKKSLPSVFVENKSPTHAIDEDMPSAEAIVSPKFGSQLKTINKALMVEGDHMAASAQASPLHSPSVYHSLESQPAKVVDKATHGAPFTISTENNIFSSVDGMPLQNVSRSIIQERSPSGKYDYAMANSLAVIPMQNVPKTAEQESSISNHDFAGGNSEPENLFFNKLEDRASDVYQENSCISHKLEGEVPLDSEVESGNGEVTVECHNEEVAQAKYKLILRLWRRWALRRRILREQRKSAANAALGSLSLGPLLWHNKDQASKVGKVDIDNVMRERHENRSQSWSKLNVSDLVADKLSRRNPEAKCLCWKIILCSQEDKLGQKNQVAHLAPHSWLFSKLMPCGEVGGNNELAFSSRGLSIWKKWIPSQSGTDLTCCLSVIKDAALGNLNETVSGASAVMFLVSESIPWRSQKIQLHNILMSIPFGSSIPLLILCGSYSDEVSDLSTIIVNELGLHDIDKSKISNFLVNFLVSNQKMQSSDEFFSDERLREGLLWLASESPLQPVLRCVKMRELVLTHLNSSLEVLDRMGVSEVGPNHCISAFNEALDQSLQEIDIAAKSNPTGWPCPDIALLPDNSDEHIMVSWYLPEVRWNSQAKIEPLLYAVRNCKLPTFPDKISCLSKGSNVRQEIDNQKSLLEDCLISYLSQSSEMMGFPLASKEAHVMLQKSVLLELHNSSYYIVPMWVMIFRRIFNWRLISLSNGLFSSAYVLEHCFVTPTAENIYKSRLETSLSRPSLDEMIEVGCSFSLMLEKGGGQSHPEVTHSWSAVVSNGELQQVITTSDTREAERNEETGALASMDNFAPLVSEFDNSSTKSVVESQVSKAADKLSRLLEYCKIRQNSNSDMLSIYF, from the exons ATGCAAGCTAAGGCAAGGCGATTAGCACGCTTCAAGATCGAACTAAGTGAACCTACTCAAGACAGTTCTGATATTGCAGGCATGAAGGTTTCTTCAAATAAACTGGAACATTCTTCAGGGGGAAGGCAAAAACTTGTTGGAGAGCATTCTATCGAGTCAGCATGTGATGTCCCCAACCGCAATACCTCATCTGATTATGACAGCTTGGAGACATCGAGTGTCATCATTGGTTTGTGTCCCGATATGTGTCCTG ACTCAGAGAGGGCAGAACGAGAAAGAAAAGGTGATCTCGACCAATATGAACGCTTGGATGGGGATAGAAATCAAACAAGTATGTTGCTTGCCGTCAAAAAG TATACTAGGACAGCCGAGAGGGAAGCAAACTTAATACGTCCCATGCCAATTCTGCAGAAGACGATTGACTATCTGCTCAGTTTACTAGATCAACCTTATGATGACAGGTTTCTTGCCATATATAACTTCTTATGGGATAGGATGAGAGCAATCCGAATGGACTTAAGGATGCAACATATTTTCAATCAAGAGGCTATAACCATGCTGGAGCAAATG ATAAGGCTTCATATAATTGCTATGCATGAATTGTGTGAATATACAAAAGGAGAAGGCTTTTCCGAGGGATTCGATGCGCACCTGAATATTGAACAGATGAACAAGACTTCAGTTGAACTCTTCCAAATGTATGATGATCATAGGAAAAAGGGAATTAATGTGCCAACAGAGAAGGAGTTTCGAGGTTATTATGCACTTCTCAAACTGGACAAGCACCCTGGTTATAGA GTTGAACCAGCAGAGCTCTCACTTGATCTTGCAAAAATGACACCAGAGATAAGGCAAACCTCTGAAGTGAGATTTGCTCGGGATGTAGCGAG AGCTTGCAGAACAGGTAATTTTATCGCGTTCTTTCGCCTTGCAAGGGAAGCTAGTTACCTTCAAGCGTGCTTAATGCATGCTCATTTCTCAAAG CTACGTACACAGGCTCTTGCTTCTTTATACTGTGGTCTACAGTATAACCAAGGTCTTCCTGTACCTCTTGTCGCTAAGTGGCTTGGAATGGAG GAAGAAGACATAGAAAGCCTTTTGGACTATCATGGTTTTGTGATTAAAGAATTTGAAGAGCCATATTTGGTCAAGGAAGGCCCATTTCTACATGGTGACAAAGACTTTCCTATTAAATGTTCAGTCCTTGTTAATCTCAAAAGATCGAAAACAATAGTTGGGGATGTTTCTCCTATAGTTGAGGATGATTTACCTTCCACTCAGATGACTTCTTCGTCTTCCCCAGTTTTCGGAAAGAACCATCTTGGTGAGATTTATAAGCATGACAAAAAATCTTTGCCGTCCGTTTTTGTGGAAAATAAGAGTCCCACACATGCAATCGATGAAGATATGCCCAGTGCTGAAGCTATTGTCTCTCCAAAATTTGGCTCACAATTGAAGACAATCAATAAAGCATTAATGGTTGAAGGAGACCATATGGCGGCTAGTGCCCAAGCCTCACCACTGCACTCCCCATCAGTCTACCATTCACTTGAGTCCCAACCAGCTAAAGTTGTGGACAAAGCAACCCACGGTGCTCCTTTTACAATATCTACTGAGAATAATATCTTTTCAAGTGTGGATGGCATGCCATTGCAAAATGTGTCAAGATCAATTATACAAGAGAGATCCCCTAGTGGTAAATATGATTATGCTATGGCAAATTCATTGGCAGTCATACCAATGCAGAATGTGCCAAAAACTGCTGAGCAAGAAAGTTCTATCAGCAATCATGATTTTGCTGGGGGGAATTCAGAACCTGAAAATCTGTTTTTCAATAAATTAGAAGATAGAGCTTCTGATGTATATCAAGAAAACAGTTGTATTAGTCACAAATTAGAAGGTGAAGTACCTTTGGACTCTGAAGTAGAAAGTGGTAATGGTGAAGTTACAGTCGAATGTCATAATGAGGAAGTTGCCCAGGCAAAATACAAGTTGATCTTACG GTTATGGAGACGATGGGCTTTGAGGAGGAGGATATTACGTGAGCAGAGGAAGTCAGCAGCAAATGCTGCTCTTGGTTCATTATCACTGGGACCACTGCTTTGGCACAACAAAGAT CAAGCAAGCAAAGTTGGCAAGGTTGACATTGATAATGTGATGAGGGAGAGACATGAAAACCGTTCACAGTCATGGTCGAAGCTGAATGTTTCAGATCTGGTTGCAGATAAATTGAGCAGAAGGAATCCTGAAGCTAAATGTTTGTGCTGgaaaattattttatgttcTCAGGAAGACAAATTGGGACAAAAGAACCAGGTTGCACATTTGGCTCCTCACTCATGGTTGTTCTCAAAGCTAATGCCTTGTGGAGAAGTTGGTGGAAACAATGAACTGGCATTTTCGTCTCGTGGCCTGTCAATTTGGAAAAAGTGGATCCCTAGCCAATCTGGTACAGATCTCACCTGCTGCTTGTCAGTCATTAAAGATGCTGCGCTTGGTAATCTGAACGAGACTGTAAGTGGTGCAAGTGCTGTTATGTTTCTTGTATCTGAAAGCATACCATGGAGATCGCAAAAGATCCAACTTCATAATATTCTAATGTCGATACCTTTTGGGTCTTCCATACCCCTTCTAATCTTATGTGGCTCATACAGTGACGAGGTTTCGGATCTTTCCACCATTATTGTTAACGAGCTGGGGCTCCATGACATTGACAAATCAAAAATAAGTAACTTTTTGGTGAATTTCCTTGTTAGTAACCAGAAAATGCAATCCTCAGATGAGTTTTTCAGTGATGAACGATTGAGAGAAGGGCTACTGTGGTTGGCAAGTGAATCACCTCTGCAACCAGTTCTACGTTGTGTGAAAATGCGTGAGCTGGTTCTGACCCACCTAAATTCTTCACTGGAGGTTCTTGACAGGATGGGTGTTAGTGAAGTAGGTCCAAACCACTGTATCTCTGCATTCAATGAAGCATTAGATCAGTCGCTGCAGGAAATAGATATTGCTGCAAAATCTAACCCTACTGGATGGCCTTGTCCGGATATCGCTCTACTGCCAGATAACAGTGACGAGCATATAATGGTGAGCTGGTACTTGCCAGAGGTAAGATGGAACTCGCAGGCAAAAATTGAACCGCTTTTATATGCAGTGAGGAACTGTAAACTTCCTACATTTCCTGACAAAATATCCTGCTtgagcaaagggtcaaatgtgCGCCAGGAGATTGACAACCAGAAATCACTCCTTGAAGATTGCTTGATCAGCTATTTGAGTCAATCAAGTGAGATGATGGGATTTCCTCTAGCCTCAAAAGAGGCACATGTGATGCTGCAAAAAAGCGTTCTGCTGGAACTACACAATTCAAGCTACTATATTGTTCCTATGTGGGTTATGATCTTTCGCCGGATTTTTAATTGGCGACTAATTAGTTTATCCAATGGCCTCTTCTCCTCTGCTTATGTTTTGGAGCATTGTTTTGTCACTCCAACTGCAGAAAATATCTACAAGTCCAGGCTTGAAACTAGTTTAAGTCGACCATCACTGGATGAGATGATTGAAGTTGGCTGCAGCTTTTCACTCATGTTAGAGAAGGGGGGTGGTCAGTCACATCCAGAAGTTACTCATTCTTGGTCAGCGGTGGTATCTAATGGGGAACTTCAACAAGTCATTACTACCAGCGACACGAGAGAAGCTGAGAGAAACGAAGAGACTGGCGCCTTGGCTTCAATGGATAATTTTGCTCCTCTAGTTTCTGAATTTGACAATTCTAGTACTAAAAGTGTGGTGGAAAGCCAAGTATCGAAGGCAGCTGATAAACTAAGCAGGTTGTTGGAGTACTGTAAAATTAGACAGAACAGTAACAGTGACATGTTGTCAATTTATTTCTAG